From a region of the Pukyongiella litopenaei genome:
- a CDS encoding malonate--CoA ligase codes for MPNPLYDVLFGGHADSGRVFLHLPDGESLTYGAFVALSARLAHALTGCGLRAGDRVAMQVDKSPQALAVVAACAQAGLVFLPLNTAYTAGEVAYFVENSGAGLFICPSASRAAMAPMAARCGARLETLDADGTGSLMALADGCPAVFPTVDRGGDDLAAFLYTSGTTGRSKGAMLTQANLLSNAETLVDYWRFSADDVLLHALPIFHTHGLFVATNITLLAGGSMIFLPKFDPDAVIEALPLATSMMGVPTFYTRLLDDPRLTRDLAAHMRLFVSGSAPLLAETHERFEARTGHRILERYGMTETNMNTSNPYEGDRRAGTVGFPLPGIDLKITDPDSGATLPHGEIGQIEVRGPNVFKGYWQMPDKTAAELRADGFFITGDLGRIDGDGYVHIVGRNKDLIISGGYNIYPKEIELLLDDRPGVLESAVIGVPHPDFGETPVGLLVAEPGATPDLDAIAASLAETLAGFKRPRKLIVVGELPRNTMGKVQKNILRDRYADLYRGTGQAE; via the coding sequence ATGCCGAATCCGCTATACGATGTCTTGTTCGGGGGTCATGCGGACAGCGGGCGGGTATTCCTGCATCTGCCCGATGGCGAAAGCCTGACCTATGGCGCCTTCGTGGCGCTATCGGCGCGGCTGGCCCATGCGCTGACCGGGTGCGGGCTGCGGGCGGGCGACCGGGTCGCGATGCAGGTCGACAAGTCGCCGCAGGCGCTGGCGGTCGTGGCCGCCTGTGCGCAGGCGGGGCTGGTGTTCCTGCCGCTCAACACCGCCTACACGGCGGGCGAGGTGGCCTATTTCGTCGAGAACAGCGGCGCCGGGCTGTTCATCTGTCCATCGGCCAGCCGCGCGGCGATGGCGCCGATGGCCGCGCGCTGCGGCGCCCGGCTCGAAACGCTCGACGCGGATGGCACCGGATCGCTGATGGCGCTGGCCGACGGGTGCCCTGCCGTGTTTCCAACCGTCGACCGCGGCGGGGACGATCTCGCGGCCTTTCTCTATACCTCGGGCACCACGGGGCGGTCCAAGGGCGCGATGCTGACCCAGGCCAACCTGCTGAGCAATGCCGAGACTCTGGTCGATTACTGGCGGTTCAGCGCCGACGACGTGCTGCTGCACGCGCTTCCGATCTTCCACACCCACGGGTTGTTCGTGGCCACCAACATCACCCTGCTGGCGGGCGGGTCGATGATCTTCCTGCCGAAATTCGACCCGGACGCGGTGATCGAGGCGCTGCCGCTTGCCACGTCGATGATGGGGGTGCCGACCTTCTATACCCGCCTGCTGGACGATCCCCGCCTCACCCGTGACCTGGCCGCGCATATGCGCCTGTTCGTGTCGGGCTCGGCGCCGCTGCTGGCCGAGACCCATGAACGGTTCGAGGCCCGCACCGGGCATCGCATCCTCGAACGCTACGGCATGACCGAAACCAACATGAACACCTCGAACCCCTATGAGGGCGACCGGCGGGCCGGAACGGTCGGCTTTCCGTTGCCGGGGATCGACCTGAAGATCACCGACCCCGACAGCGGCGCGACCCTGCCGCACGGCGAGATCGGCCAGATCGAGGTGCGCGGGCCGAACGTGTTCAAGGGCTATTGGCAGATGCCGGACAAGACCGCGGCCGAGCTGCGCGCGGACGGGTTCTTCATCACCGGCGACCTGGGCCGGATCGACGGCGATGGCTATGTCCACATCGTCGGGCGGAACAAGGACCTGATCATCTCGGGCGGCTACAACATCTATCCCAAGGAGATCGAGCTGCTGCTCGACGACCGGCCCGGCGTGCTGGAAAGCGCGGTGATCGGGGTGCCGCATCCCGATTTCGGGGAAACGCCGGTGGGCCTGCTGGTGGCCGAGCCCGGCGCCACGCCGGATCTCGACGCCATCGCGGCATCGCTGGCCGAAACGCTGGCGGGGTTCAAACGCCCGCGCAAGCTGATCGTCGTCGGCGAACTGCCCAGGAACACCATGGGCAAGGTCCAGAAGAACATCCTCAGGGATAGATATGCGGATCTTTACCGGGGGACCGGGCAGGCGGAATAG